One window of Flavobacterium ammonificans genomic DNA carries:
- a CDS encoding heavy-metal-associated domain-containing protein, protein MKLTKTIFTLAFVSLLTVSCKKEATTKEVTAEKEARAPKKEVVIAAENVQTASFEIEGMTCAMGCAKTIEEELGAMEGVQKATVDFDSKKATVIFDKTIQNQDNLTKVVEATADGKTYKVVLPKS, encoded by the coding sequence ATGAAACTTACAAAAACAATATTTACATTAGCATTCGTTAGTTTGTTAACAGTATCATGCAAAAAAGAAGCCACTACAAAAGAAGTGACTGCTGAGAAAGAAGCGCGCGCGCCTAAAAAAGAAGTAGTAATTGCTGCTGAAAATGTTCAAACTGCTAGTTTTGAAATCGAAGGTATGACATGCGCTATGGGTTGTGCCAAAACGATTGAAGAAGAATTAGGCGCTATGGAAGGCGTACAAAAAGCAACAGTGGATTTCGATTCAAAAAAAGCAACAGTGATTTTTGATAAAACAATCCAAAATCAAGACAATTTGACTAAAGTGGTTGAAGCGACTGCAGATGGGAAAACCTATAAAGTAGTTTTGCCAAAATCATAA
- a CDS encoding DMT family transporter, producing the protein MESKQLKWVLLSILSLIWGSSFILIKKGLIGLTPIQLGSLRIIFAGLFLILVGFKSLSKISFQQWKFIALTALFGTFIPAYLFAIAQTEIDSSVSSILNSLTPLNTLVIGSLAFGLHFRRNQIIGVIIGLIGSALLILNGAMNHPEQNYYYALLVIVASVCYATNVNLVKKHLSGMAPLSITTGNFLVMLFPATLILFFTDFLDVVSMPQVQHSMLFIVILGVIGTGIANIIFFKLIQLSSPVFATSVTYLIPIVAFFWGLLDNEMLTPIQFLGAFIVLIGVYLSAKK; encoded by the coding sequence ATGGAATCCAAACAACTTAAATGGGTACTTCTTTCTATTCTTTCTTTAATTTGGGGGAGTTCGTTTATTCTAATTAAGAAAGGCCTAATCGGTTTAACACCGATACAATTAGGTTCGTTACGAATCATTTTTGCCGGACTTTTTTTGATACTAGTTGGATTCAAAAGCCTATCTAAAATAAGCTTTCAACAATGGAAGTTTATTGCACTTACAGCGCTTTTTGGAACATTTATTCCTGCTTACCTTTTTGCAATAGCACAAACCGAAATCGATAGTTCCGTAAGCTCGATTTTAAATTCGCTTACCCCTTTAAACACTTTAGTCATAGGAAGCCTTGCCTTTGGATTGCATTTTAGACGCAATCAAATTATTGGAGTAATCATAGGTTTAATTGGAAGTGCCTTACTGATCTTGAATGGCGCAATGAACCATCCTGAGCAAAACTACTATTATGCCCTTTTAGTTATTGTTGCCTCAGTATGTTATGCCACAAATGTGAATTTAGTTAAAAAGCACTTATCTGGTATGGCGCCATTAAGCATTACAACTGGTAATTTTTTGGTTATGCTATTTCCTGCTACTTTGATCTTATTCTTTACCGACTTCTTAGATGTTGTAAGTATGCCTCAAGTTCAACATTCAATGCTATTTATTGTAATCTTAGGCGTAATTGGAACTGGTATTGCCAATATTATTTTTTTTAAATTAATTCAGTTGTCCTCTCCTGTTTTTGCTACTTCGGTTACCTACTTAATTCCAATTGTTGCTTTCTTTTGGGGGTTATTAGACAACGAAATGCTAACCCCGATTCAATTTTTAGGTGCATTTATTGTATTAATTGGAGTCTATCTATCCGCTAAAAAATAA
- a CDS encoding M16 family metallopeptidase, translating into MKKSIIILSSLFISAIMQGQIIPQPKSGPAPTIKIGKPESFQLKNGLKVMVVENHKLPRVSFTLTLDNAPYAEGAKKGVSDLTSSLIGNGTKKISKTAFNEEIDFMGASVNFSSNGASANALSKYAARVLELMADGALNPNFTQEEFDKEKAKIIEGLKASEKSVPDVAGRVNDLLTFGKEHPNGEYVSESTIKNVTLADVQANYSSYFVPENAYLIIVGDVKFAETKKAVEKLFGSWKKAAAPVQTYAEPKDVAFSQINFVDMPNAVQSEVAVVNLVNLKMTDPDYFPALVANQILGGDFNSYLNMNLREAHGWTYGARSSIRGEKRITKFEASTQVRNAVTDSTVVEIFKEYKKIRTEKVTDEMLASVKAGYIGRFVMQIEKPQTIAGYALRIQTQNLPADFYENYIKNINAVTADDVLRVANKYFMADNSRILIVGKGADVVPALEKLKIPILFFDKYGNPVEKPVFKKEVPKGMTAKTVLDNYIKAIGGEKAVLAVKTIAMTGSTSIPQAPAPLSFKYKTDVKGKLVIELAMGAMSLVKQVVTEKGGFAIQQGQKMEYTGKDLEEMKAIATPILELNLLKNPAVSLTGIEMVNGTEVYALKNGKTTLYYDVKSGLKIADVDTIEQGGKTMNKTNSYLDYREVKGVKVPFNMIQNVGFELNIKMTDVKINEGVADADFQ; encoded by the coding sequence ATGAAAAAATCAATTATAATTTTATCAAGCTTATTTATATCAGCGATAATGCAAGGACAAATCATCCCTCAACCCAAATCAGGACCCGCTCCAACTATTAAAATAGGGAAGCCAGAGTCGTTTCAATTAAAAAATGGGTTGAAAGTAATGGTGGTTGAAAATCATAAATTACCTAGAGTTTCATTTACACTTACTTTAGATAACGCACCCTATGCAGAAGGTGCTAAAAAAGGAGTGTCTGATTTGACGAGTAGTTTAATTGGAAACGGCACCAAAAAAATCTCTAAAACCGCTTTCAATGAAGAAATCGATTTTATGGGAGCAAGTGTTAACTTTAGTTCCAACGGAGCTTCTGCGAATGCTTTGTCAAAATATGCAGCTCGTGTTTTAGAATTAATGGCAGACGGAGCTTTAAACCCAAACTTTACCCAAGAAGAATTTGACAAAGAAAAAGCCAAAATCATTGAAGGATTAAAAGCAAGTGAAAAAAGTGTGCCAGATGTTGCCGGAAGAGTTAATGATTTATTGACTTTCGGAAAAGAACATCCTAACGGAGAATATGTAAGTGAATCAACAATCAAAAACGTTACTTTGGCTGATGTTCAAGCCAATTACAGTTCGTATTTTGTTCCGGAGAACGCTTATTTAATCATTGTAGGGGATGTTAAATTTGCAGAAACTAAAAAAGCAGTAGAGAAATTATTTGGTTCCTGGAAAAAAGCAGCTGCTCCAGTACAAACGTATGCCGAGCCAAAAGATGTTGCTTTTTCGCAAATCAATTTCGTAGACATGCCAAACGCAGTTCAGTCAGAAGTGGCTGTAGTGAATTTGGTTAATCTTAAAATGACAGATCCGGATTATTTTCCAGCTTTGGTAGCCAATCAAATCTTAGGAGGGGACTTCAACAGTTACTTGAATATGAATTTAAGAGAAGCACACGGATGGACGTATGGTGCTAGATCTAGTATTCGTGGTGAAAAACGTATTACAAAATTTGAAGCTTCTACTCAAGTTCGAAATGCAGTTACAGATAGTACAGTAGTTGAAATCTTTAAAGAATATAAAAAGATTAGAACTGAAAAAGTGACGGATGAAATGTTAGCGAGCGTAAAAGCAGGTTATATAGGACGTTTTGTAATGCAAATTGAGAAACCTCAAACTATCGCAGGTTATGCTTTGCGTATTCAAACACAAAATTTACCAGCTGATTTTTATGAAAACTATATTAAAAACATCAATGCAGTAACTGCTGATGATGTATTACGTGTAGCTAATAAATATTTTATGGCTGACAATAGTCGTATTTTGATTGTAGGAAAAGGAGCTGATGTAGTTCCGGCACTAGAAAAATTAAAAATTCCAATTTTGTTTTTTGATAAATATGGTAATCCTGTTGAAAAACCCGTTTTCAAAAAAGAAGTTCCTAAAGGAATGACTGCTAAAACAGTTTTGGACAATTACATTAAAGCTATTGGTGGAGAAAAAGCGGTGCTTGCAGTTAAAACAATTGCAATGACTGGATCTACATCTATACCACAAGCCCCGGCACCTTTGAGTTTTAAGTATAAAACTGATGTTAAAGGAAAGCTAGTTATTGAATTAGCCATGGGAGCAATGAGTTTGGTGAAACAAGTGGTTACTGAAAAAGGAGGCTTTGCAATTCAACAAGGACAAAAAATGGAATATACTGGAAAGGATTTAGAAGAGATGAAAGCGATTGCTACTCCAATTCTAGAATTGAATTTGTTGAAAAATCCAGCAGTAAGTTTGACAGGAATCGAGATGGTTAACGGAACAGAAGTCTATGCTTTGAAAAACGGCAAAACAACCTTATATTATGATGTTAAATCCGGTTTAAAAATTGCAGATGTGGATACTATCGAACAAGGTGGTAAAACAATGAATAAAACCAATTCGTATTTAGATTATCGTGAAGTAAAAGGAGTAAAAGTTCCTTTTAATATGATTCAAAATGTAGGTTTTGAATTAAATATAAAAATGACTGATGTTAAAATTAATGAAGGTGTAGCCGATGCAGACTTTCAATAA
- a CDS encoding M16 family metallopeptidase: protein MKKSIMMLSAALMLGGVASAQKVAFEEYNLDNGLHVILHNDPSAPTVVTSVMYHVGAKDEQPDRTGFAHFFEHLLFEGTENIKRGEWFKIVTSNGGVNNANTTEDRTYYYEVFPSNNLELGLWMEAERLLHPVINQIGVDTQNEVVKEEKRLRYDNSPYGQLIPQVKKNMFKNHPYRWTTIGSMEHLDAAKLEEFQAFNKKFYIPNNAVLVVAGDFKPEQAKEWIQKYFGVIPKGTPIKRATFEEAPITETIKANFEDPNIQLPMVVTAYRTPSMKTREARVLDMISSILSDGKSSRMYKKIVDDKKMALQIGAFNYSQEDYGTYILYGLPQSPFTAANLLGEIDEEIVKLQTELISEKDLQKLQNQFDNQYVNSNSTIEGIASNLATYHMLYGDVNLINTEIDMYHSITREEIRDVAKKYLNPNQRMVLDYVPVKDKSQN, encoded by the coding sequence ATGAAAAAATCTATCATGATGTTGAGTGCTGCATTGATGCTGGGAGGAGTTGCTTCTGCTCAGAAAGTTGCTTTTGAAGAGTACAACTTAGACAATGGATTGCACGTAATTTTGCACAACGATCCTTCGGCTCCGACGGTGGTTACTTCGGTAATGTACCACGTAGGTGCTAAAGACGAACAACCAGACCGAACCGGTTTTGCTCACTTTTTTGAACATTTGTTGTTTGAAGGAACTGAAAACATTAAACGTGGCGAGTGGTTTAAAATTGTTACCAGTAACGGTGGTGTAAATAATGCTAATACTACTGAAGATAGAACCTATTATTACGAGGTTTTTCCTTCTAACAATTTAGAGTTAGGTTTATGGATGGAAGCAGAGCGTTTATTACATCCAGTAATCAATCAAATAGGAGTTGATACTCAAAATGAGGTGGTTAAGGAAGAGAAAAGATTGCGTTATGACAATAGTCCTTACGGACAATTAATTCCGCAAGTAAAGAAGAATATGTTTAAAAACCATCCATACCGATGGACCACTATTGGTTCTATGGAACATTTAGACGCAGCTAAGCTAGAGGAATTCCAAGCGTTTAATAAAAAATTCTACATTCCAAACAATGCGGTTTTAGTTGTTGCTGGAGATTTCAAACCAGAACAAGCTAAAGAATGGATTCAAAAATATTTTGGGGTAATTCCAAAAGGAACACCAATTAAACGTGCCACTTTTGAAGAGGCACCAATTACCGAAACGATCAAAGCTAATTTTGAGGATCCAAACATTCAATTGCCAATGGTGGTAACTGCATACAGAACACCATCTATGAAAACTCGTGAAGCTAGAGTATTGGATATGATTTCGTCTATTTTGAGTGACGGAAAAAGTTCTAGAATGTACAAAAAGATTGTAGATGACAAAAAAATGGCGCTACAAATAGGAGCTTTCAATTATAGTCAAGAAGATTATGGAACATACATATTATATGGTTTACCTCAATCGCCATTTACTGCGGCTAATCTGTTGGGTGAAATAGACGAAGAAATAGTAAAACTTCAAACGGAGTTAATTTCTGAGAAAGATTTACAAAAATTACAAAATCAATTTGACAATCAATACGTGAATAGTAATTCAACTATTGAGGGAATTGCTAGTAATTTGGCAACCTATCATATGTTGTATGGAGATGTGAATTTAATTAATACTGAAATTGATATGTATCATTCTATTACTCGTGAAGAAATTAGGGATGTAGCAAAGAAGTATTTAAATCCAAACCAAAGAATGGTGTTGGATTATGTTCCAGTGAAAGATAAATCCCAAAACTAA
- the rplU gene encoding 50S ribosomal protein L21 codes for MYAIVEIAGQQFKVSKDLKVYVHRLANEEGSKVSFDKVLLVDDKGNVTLGAPAIEGASVEAKVLQHLKGDKVIIFKKKRRKGYKKRNGHRQYLTQIVIEGITVGGAKKAAAPKKEKVVAEAPATEEAKPAPKAKKAAPKAKKEDTKE; via the coding sequence ATGTATGCAATCGTAGAGATAGCAGGGCAACAATTCAAAGTAAGCAAAGACTTAAAGGTTTATGTTCACCGTTTGGCTAACGAAGAAGGTTCAAAAGTTTCTTTTGACAAAGTTCTTTTAGTAGATGACAAAGGTAATGTAACTTTAGGCGCCCCAGCTATAGAAGGTGCTTCTGTAGAAGCTAAAGTGTTACAACACTTAAAAGGAGACAAAGTTATCATTTTCAAAAAGAAAAGAAGAAAAGGGTACAAAAAGAGAAACGGTCACAGACAATATCTTACTCAAATTGTAATTGAAGGTATTACAGTAGGTGGAGCTAAAAAAGCTGCAGCACCTAAAAAAGAAAAAGTAGTAGCTGAAGCGCCAGCAACTGAGGAAGCTAAACCAGCTCCAAAAGCTAAAAAGGCAGCTCCAAAAGCTAAAAAAGAAGATACTAAAGAATAA
- the rpmA gene encoding 50S ribosomal protein L27, which produces MAHKKGVGSSKNGRESESKRLGVKIFGGQAAIAGNIIVRQRGSKHNPGENVYISKDHTLHARVDGVVKFQKKRDNKSYVSILPFEA; this is translated from the coding sequence ATGGCTCACAAGAAAGGTGTCGGTAGTTCGAAGAATGGTAGAGAATCAGAATCAAAACGTTTAGGCGTTAAGATTTTTGGTGGTCAAGCTGCTATTGCTGGAAACATCATCGTAAGACAAAGAGGTTCTAAACACAATCCAGGTGAAAACGTTTACATCAGTAAAGATCACACACTACACGCAAGAGTAGATGGAGTTGTTAAGTTCCAAAAGAAAAGAGATAACAAATCATACGTTTCTATCCTTCCATTCGAAGCATAA
- the ahcY gene encoding adenosylhomocysteinase, with protein MSTATMPYVAYKVKDISLAAWGRKEIELAEAEMPGLMALRAEYAAEQPLKGARIAGCLHMTIQTAVLIETLIALGAEVTWSSCNIFSTQDQAAAAIAAAGIQVYAWKGLNEEDFDWCIEQTLFFGEDRKPLNMILDDGGDLTNMVIDRYPHLVEGIKGLSEETTTGVHRLYERVKAGTLPMPAINVNDSVTKSKFDNKYGCKESAVDAVRRATDIMLAGKRVIVCGYGDVGKGTAASFRGAGSIVTVTEIDPICALQAAMDGFEVKKLNTVIGTADIIITTTGNKDIVLGSHFEQMRDKTIVCNIGHFDNEIDMAWLNKNFGHTKNEVKPQVDIYNVNGKDIIILAEGRLVNLGCATGHPSFVMSNSFTNQTLAQIELWKNSAAYNNEVYMLPKHLDEKVAALHLAKLGVELETLRPEQAAYIGVEVQGPFKPEYYRY; from the coding sequence ATGAGTACAGCAACGATGCCTTATGTGGCTTACAAAGTAAAAGACATTTCTCTAGCGGCTTGGGGAAGAAAAGAAATTGAATTAGCAGAAGCTGAAATGCCTGGATTAATGGCACTTCGTGCAGAATATGCAGCCGAACAACCATTAAAAGGGGCTCGTATTGCAGGATGCTTGCATATGACCATTCAAACTGCGGTTTTGATTGAAACTTTAATTGCATTGGGAGCTGAGGTGACTTGGTCTTCTTGTAATATTTTCTCTACTCAAGATCAGGCTGCTGCTGCTATTGCTGCTGCTGGAATTCAAGTGTATGCTTGGAAAGGTTTGAATGAAGAAGATTTTGACTGGTGTATTGAACAAACTTTATTCTTTGGTGAAGATAGAAAACCATTGAACATGATTTTGGACGATGGTGGTGATTTGACTAATATGGTTATTGATCGTTACCCTCATTTAGTAGAAGGAATCAAAGGATTGTCTGAAGAAACTACAACAGGAGTACATAGATTATACGAAAGAGTAAAAGCAGGAACATTACCAATGCCAGCTATTAACGTAAATGACTCTGTTACTAAATCGAAATTTGACAACAAATACGGATGTAAAGAATCAGCTGTTGATGCAGTTAGAAGAGCAACTGATATTATGTTGGCTGGAAAAAGAGTAATTGTTTGCGGATACGGTGACGTAGGAAAAGGAACAGCAGCTTCATTTAGAGGTGCAGGTTCTATTGTAACGGTAACTGAAATCGATCCAATTTGCGCTTTACAAGCAGCAATGGACGGTTTTGAAGTAAAGAAATTGAATACAGTTATTGGAACTGCTGATATTATCATTACTACTACTGGAAATAAAGATATTGTTTTAGGTTCTCACTTCGAACAAATGAGAGACAAAACGATTGTATGTAACATTGGACACTTTGATAACGAAATTGATATGGCTTGGTTGAACAAAAACTTTGGTCATACTAAAAACGAAGTGAAACCTCAAGTAGATATTTACAACGTAAACGGAAAAGATATTATCATCTTGGCCGAAGGTCGTTTGGTAAACTTAGGTTGTGCTACAGGTCACCCAAGTTTTGTGATGAGTAACTCATTTACAAACCAGACTTTGGCACAAATAGAATTATGGAAAAACAGTGCGGCTTATAATAATGAGGTGTACATGTTACCAAAACATTTAGATGAAAAAGTAGCGGCTTTACACTTGGCTAAATTAGGCGTAGAATTAGAGACATTGCGTCCAGAGCAAGCAGCTTACATTGGTGTGGAGGTTCAAGGACCATTCAAACCAGAATACTATAGATATTAG
- a CDS encoding 4'-phosphopantetheinyl transferase family protein, producing the protein MPLYKTIQHNSNTQILIWNITESFEQLNQEVQLNEKSQLRLNGMKSEMHQRAFLSVRKLLELAGYSDFDLEYDEFGKPHLHSKNRHTEFTEVSITHSHHFSAIIVSNEAVGIDIEMQREKILKIAHKFVNDEELSRLQKTDLTDYIKKLTVKWGAKEALFKIKNEKGISFKDHIQVVPFELNQTQTTADLNFNGAKQKFNIHFSELDANFTLVYAFENNDTIQEH; encoded by the coding sequence ATGCCATTGTATAAAACTATTCAACACAATTCCAACACACAAATCCTGATTTGGAACATCACCGAATCCTTCGAACAATTGAACCAAGAAGTCCAATTGAACGAAAAAAGTCAATTGCGACTCAACGGTATGAAATCCGAGATGCACCAACGTGCTTTTCTGAGCGTGCGCAAATTATTAGAGTTAGCAGGTTATTCGGATTTTGATTTGGAATATGATGAATTTGGAAAACCACATTTACATTCCAAAAATCGTCACACTGAGTTTACCGAAGTGTCGATTACCCATTCCCATCATTTTTCGGCCATCATTGTAAGTAACGAAGCTGTTGGGATCGACATCGAAATGCAACGCGAAAAAATTTTGAAAATCGCTCATAAATTTGTCAATGACGAAGAATTGAGCCGACTTCAGAAAACAGACCTTACCGATTATATCAAAAAACTAACCGTAAAATGGGGAGCTAAAGAAGCTCTTTTTAAAATTAAAAATGAAAAAGGAATCAGTTTTAAAGACCATATTCAAGTAGTTCCTTTCGAATTAAACCAAACTCAAACTACAGCCGATTTAAATTTTAATGGAGCCAAACAAAAATTCAACATCCATTTTTCAGAATTGGATGCTAATTTTACACTAGTATATGCTTTTGAGAATAACGACACAATTCAAGAACATTAA